A part of Gossypium hirsutum isolate 1008001.06 chromosome A07, Gossypium_hirsutum_v2.1, whole genome shotgun sequence genomic DNA contains:
- the LOC107887342 gene encoding protein PTST, chloroplastic produces the protein MEIATTRCCPDKQVSWFPLNLRVLDWENTHRFQCTLSVRKLMMSNQRLAYLSIDSGRKQHRSPIVCKTYAIHAGLEESSSLQSEDPFTEDEHTSEDSPEQLLAKPLSSEELKSLLADSERAKLTKKLSEANQQNRFLKRQLHMKEEALVNFKSELAVMELEIQALVLLAEEISKAGIPQGSRKINGRYIQSHLHTRLEAVLEKLKEQLKDVDAVQSKEIPLFWCGMAESVQVMGSFDGWSQGEHLSPEYTGSFATFSTTLLLRPGRYEIKFLVDGEWHLSPEYPTIGEGLMQNNLLVVD, from the exons ATGGAGATTGCTACTACAAG GTGTTGTCCTGACAAGCAAGTGTCATGGTTTCCATTAAACCTCAGAGTATTAGACTGGGAAAATACCCACAGATTTCAATGTACGTTGAGTGTCCGGAAACTAATGATGAGTAATCAAAGGTTGGCTTATTTGAGTATAGATTCTGGTAGAAAGCAACATAGGAGCCCTATTGTCTGTAAGACATATGCCATCCATGCTGGTTTGGAGGAATCCTCATCTCTACAGTCAGAAGATCCTTTTACTGAAGATGAGCATACTTCCGAAGATTCACCAGAGCAGCTTCTTGCTAAACCACTAAGCAGTGAAGAG CTGAAATCCCTACTGGCTGACTCTGAGAGGGCAAAGCTCACCAAAAAACTAAGTGAAGCTAACCAGCAAAACCGCTTCCTAAAACGACAG TTACATATGAAAGAGGAAGCACTAGTCAACTTCAAAAGTGAACTTGCTGTCATGGAACTAGAAATTCAG GCATTAGTCTTGCTAGCAGAAGAAATATCTAAAGCTGGCATTCCACAAGGTTCTAGAAAAATCAATGGGAGATACATTCAGTCTCATCTTCATACCCGCTTAGAag CTGTACTTGAGAAACTGAAGGAACAGCTAAAGGATGTGGATGCCGTCCAATCCAAGGAAATACCCTTATTCTGGTGTGGCATGGCTGAGAGCGTACAAGTTATGGGGTCATTCGACGGATGGAGTCAAGGGGAACACTTATCACCAGAGTACACCGGTTCATTCGCCACGTTCTCCACCACATTATTGCTTAGACCCGGAAG gtatgaaatcaagttcTTGGTGGATGGAGAGTGGCATCTATCACCAGAATACCCTACCATTGGTGAGGGATTAATGCAAAATAACTTGCTCGTTGTAGACTAG
- the LOC107919781 gene encoding uncharacterized protein produces MLHIRFIDIILWVFLVLYTLKKSSMHSHQGDESKEYVVSVRKEFDEGFRERKMGGHEVGVDSKNSGGNNDAEIMSTQKFHDQASNQVEGHSKAKPSLKNLSSRLDNDEPTVMGNTIESKRLSEVDAKEVINLMNKDYKGLTNLDKSHP; encoded by the exons ATGTTGCATATAAGGTTCATAGATATAATACTTTGGGTTTTCTTAGTTTTATATACCCTCAAGAAGTCCTCAATGCATTCTCatcaag GTGATGAAAGTAAAGAATATGTTGTATCTGTTCGAAAG GAATTTGATGAGGGTTTTAGAGAAAGGAAAATGGGAGGACATGAAGTAGGTGTGGATTCAAAGAATTCAG GTGGGAATAATGATGCTGAAATTATGTCCACCCAAAAATTTCACGATCAAGCAAGTAATCAG GTTGAAGGGCACTCTAAAGCAAAACCTAGCTTGAAGAATCTTTCTTCAAGACTTGATAATGATGAACCTACAGTCATGGGCAACACAATTGAATCAAAAAGGCTATCCGAGGTAGATGCTAAAGAAGTTATAAACTTGATGAATAAAGATTACAAAGGATTGACCAACCTCGACAAAAGCCACCCATAA